ATGACCTAAAAAGAACAACTTTAGAACAAAACAAACTCATACTCAAGCCTGAACCGTCTCAGGTGCTGCCTCCTCAGTTGAGTGGACAATAACCTTACTGGCAGGCTTTGACAAGACATCAGCGTATTCTTGGAAAGGAGATTTAGTGAAGCGAGTCTCCTTCCAGAAGTCTGGAGTAAGGAAACCGTATGTCTTCATTAAACAATCGAAGGTTGCCTGCATAAAAGAAAAACATTGAGCACCAAAAGTTCAAACAAATGCAAAACCAAGTGATATGGGGAGAGAAAGCATAGGATGAACTAAGGAATTAAATACTCCATCCCATTTCACGGGAATGTGTTTGACCGAGTATGGAGttcacaaaagaaagaaagacttctgGGACTTGTGATTTTAAACATGATATAACATTTCCGTGGCTATAAAATCAcatcattaaggataaaatgaaaattttaaagttaaacAGTTTCAAATATAGAAAAGCGAAGAATGACTAGAAAGTGTCACATAAAATTGGACAGGAGGAGTACAGCAACTGAAGTTCTTCTCTAGAGCAGAGCAGTTAACAACCACGCATAAGTTTCAGTGTGTAAAGACAATCACAAGTACAAAAACTAGGACAGAAACTACAGATGGTAAACGCACTAGCTCAAAAGTTAAAGCATTCTTTTATTGTCCCGCCTCCCCCAAAGACAATTCTCAAATTCAATCAAGACATAAAGTGACATGTTAGgcatgttgtgatttttctcaaatatGTTTATTAAGCAATGCCATGTACTCCAACTCTCATAACAAAAAACTAACTACTTTCACACTTAACCTTAGCTTCGGAAATCCTAATGAATAATGAGTTCGACTTGGGCTAATTCatgaattaaaaaaattgaaCCATTTTCTTGTATATAAAAACATGATTAATGAGCTCAACATTAGCATCAGAAATGGCATTTCCTTTGGTTTATAACATAATTAATCACATTTTCATTGGCTTATAACATACTAATCGTATTTCCATTGGTTTATAACATAATTAATCGCATTTCCATTGGTTTTATAACATGCATTTCTACCTATACTAACCTCACATTAGAATTAAGCAAGAATAGCAGGGGTGAATCCAGGATCCAGATTCGGAGGCCACAAGGACAATTATATAGATTTTCTAATTTATTCGCAAACATAGTCCAAGCCAAAGGCAATTGGTTGAATTGAACACACAACAAAAATCCAGAAAAGAAagactaaaattaaaaaaacaaacctTGACAAAGTTGCCGAGGGTTTTGGTGGATCCACGAGAAGAGGTAAAAACATCCTCAATACCAGCAAACTGCAACACTTTTTTAGGAACCCTAGCCGCCACAATACCAGCACCTCGTGGAGCAGGCACCATACGCACAGTCACAGACCCACATTTCCCTGTAACCTTACACGGCACGGTGTGCGGCTTTCCAATCTTGTTACCCCAATAACCTCTCCTCACAGGAATCACAGAAAGTTTAGCCAATATAATCGCGCCACGAATAGCAGTCGCCACTTCTTTCGAGCACTTCACGCCTAATCCCACGTGTCCATTTCCGTCACCTACAACAACGAAAGCCTTGAACCGGGTTCTCTGTCCGGCCCGGGTTTGTTTCTGAACCGGCATGATTTTCATCACTTCGTCCTTTAGAGATGGACCGATGAGGGTGTCTATGATTTGGTACTCCTTGATTGGTAGTGAATGAAGGTAGATTTGTTCTAATGAACGGATTTTGCTGTCCTTCACGAGTCTTCCGAGTTTGGTCACTGGgacccatttttcttcttcggtTTCACGGCGGGGACGGCGGGGACGGCGGCCCCCGCGGCCACGGCCACCGCGGTCTCCGCCTCTTCCGCCACGACCACCGAATCCACGGCCAAATCCTCCTCTCTCAGCCATGCTTCTTGCTGTTTAGCTCAGGGTTTGCTAAATGCTGGAGAGTGTAAAAGTGGGCGTGAGATGAAAAGAGAGGGGTTTATAAGTGCTAGGGTTTCGGAATTGGGCTTGGAACTATTGGATTCACATTGGTGATGATAAGGTCTGATAGGTAGTTAGGGGGAACTTTCAGCCCGACTTTCAATTAAGTGTGCAAATAGTGTTTTACGTAGGTTGGCCCAATTCATTATCATAATTAGTTAAGGAATTTTTATATTTCTAtgccatataggaaactatattaccctcaatgtttaaggtttgatataattatatttagtatacctaattattaattatatattattagtGATTTTTAAGGGTATTAATTACAGTCCTAATTTAATGGTACCGTATTCCTTCTAATACCACTCCCCCCACGTTTTTCTCTCCAATTCTCACACCTTCACCCACGTTCCCCTCCCACACCCACGATTTCTGTATCAAAATTCCATTATTTCTTCCATAGCCAaggctttgaattcgaatttaggttttcaaaagacattgt
Above is a window of Nicotiana tabacum cultivar K326 chromosome 8, ASM71507v2, whole genome shotgun sequence DNA encoding:
- the LOC107800510 gene encoding uncharacterized protein LOC107800510, giving the protein MAERGGFGRGFGGRGGRGGDRGGRGRGGRRPRRPRRETEEEKWVPVTKLGRLVKDSKIRSLEQIYLHSLPIKEYQIIDTLIGPSLKDEVMKIMPVQKQTRAGQRTRFKAFVVVGDGNGHVGLGVKCSKEVATAIRGAIILAKLSVIPVRRGYWGNKIGKPHTVPCKVTGKCGSVTVRMVPAPRGAGIVAARVPKKVLQFAGIEDVFTSSRGSTKTLGNFVKATFDCLMKTYGFLTPDFWKETRFTKSPFQEYADVLSKPASKVIVHSTEEAAPETVQA